Proteins encoded in a region of the Geobacillus genomosp. 3 genome:
- a CDS encoding Na+/H+ antiporter subunit A, translated as MLNWAIVSPLIAALFVPFLSKYVRSIHTGWFVLPIPVLLFSYFIQHLPLKPYGQTIPWIPSLGMDFQVYMDGLGLLFSLLITGIGSLVVLYSIYYLPKEKEKLGHFYVYLLLFMGAMLGVVLSDNAIVLYLFWELTSFSSFLLIGYWNERDRSRYGAQKSMLITVFGGLSLLGGFLLLSIMSGGTYSIRGWIDMAGAWPEHPLFLPAMLLILLGAFTKSAQFPFYIWLPDAMEAPTPVSAYLHSATMVKAGIYIVARFTPIFAVSPLWVWLVMGVGMATLCWASFHAARQTDLKGLLAYSTVSQLGLIMSLLGAGALAFHGDLSDRRLYTAAVIAAVFHLINHATFKGSLFMAAGIVDHETGTRDIRRLGGLLGIMPVTFTVAVIGSLSMAGIPPFNGFLSKEMFFAAMVQVANADWLSLEVWGALFPVLAWVGSVFTFLYSVLFVGKTFFGAPKPSAWPKQPHEAPAGMLVAPVVLAVLVIGFGLFPNVLSETVIAPAADAVVNGLLRGEGLSVHISHWHGWTTEVWMTIGVIAVGALLYKTFPSWKRVYGAFPEQLSLNRLYDASVRHMEEQSYRLTSAYMTGYVRTYFVYIFSAMMALLIATIALKVDWGLSFRHVAEVGVHELILVLAALAGTVTTVAAKSRLVAIIALGSVGYTVSLFFVLFRAPDLALTQLVIETISVSLFLLCFYHLPKLSRHEKGVRFRLGNAILSLGVGALVSVIALLAYSEKNFASIAQYHIENAYEKAAGKNIVNVILVDFRGFDTLFEICVLAIAALGIYALVKLKAPKGESGKYE; from the coding sequence ATGTTAAATTGGGCGATTGTCTCACCATTGATCGCGGCTTTATTTGTTCCGTTTTTGTCTAAATATGTCCGTTCGATCCATACCGGGTGGTTTGTACTGCCGATTCCGGTCTTATTATTCTCATATTTCATTCAACATCTCCCCCTTAAACCCTACGGGCAAACGATCCCATGGATTCCGTCGCTCGGAATGGATTTTCAAGTGTATATGGACGGGTTAGGCTTGCTCTTTTCGCTTTTAATCACCGGGATCGGGTCTCTTGTCGTGTTGTACTCCATTTACTATTTGCCAAAGGAAAAGGAAAAGCTCGGCCATTTTTATGTGTACTTGCTTTTGTTTATGGGAGCGATGCTCGGCGTCGTTCTTTCCGATAATGCCATCGTGCTTTATTTGTTTTGGGAGTTGACATCGTTTTCATCGTTTCTGCTGATCGGCTATTGGAATGAGCGCGACCGCTCCCGGTACGGGGCGCAAAAATCGATGCTCATTACCGTCTTTGGCGGGTTGTCGCTGCTTGGCGGCTTTTTATTGCTTTCGATCATGAGCGGGGGGACATACAGCATTCGCGGCTGGATCGATATGGCCGGCGCATGGCCGGAGCACCCGTTGTTTTTGCCGGCGATGCTCCTGATTTTGCTTGGGGCGTTTACGAAGTCAGCCCAGTTTCCGTTTTACATTTGGCTTCCGGATGCGATGGAAGCGCCGACGCCGGTTAGCGCGTACTTGCATTCGGCGACCATGGTGAAAGCCGGCATTTACATAGTGGCCCGCTTCACCCCGATTTTTGCCGTCTCTCCGCTATGGGTTTGGCTCGTGATGGGGGTCGGGATGGCAACGCTCTGTTGGGCGTCGTTTCACGCCGCCCGCCAGACCGATTTGAAAGGGCTGCTCGCGTATTCGACCGTAAGCCAGCTCGGGCTCATCATGTCGCTGCTCGGCGCGGGGGCGCTGGCTTTTCATGGGGATTTGTCCGACCGCCGTTTGTATACGGCGGCGGTCATCGCGGCCGTATTTCATTTAATCAATCACGCTACATTTAAGGGAAGTTTGTTTATGGCGGCCGGCATTGTCGACCATGAGACCGGGACGAGAGACATCCGGCGCCTTGGCGGGCTGCTTGGCATCATGCCGGTCACGTTTACCGTCGCGGTCATCGGTTCGTTATCGATGGCGGGCATTCCCCCGTTTAACGGGTTTTTAAGCAAAGAAATGTTTTTTGCCGCGATGGTGCAAGTGGCCAACGCCGACTGGCTTTCGCTCGAGGTCTGGGGCGCTTTATTCCCGGTGTTGGCTTGGGTTGGAAGCGTGTTTACCTTTTTATACAGCGTTTTGTTTGTCGGAAAAACGTTTTTCGGTGCGCCGAAGCCGTCCGCATGGCCGAAACAGCCGCATGAAGCCCCGGCGGGGATGCTCGTGGCGCCCGTTGTTTTGGCTGTTCTGGTCATCGGATTTGGGCTGTTTCCGAATGTGCTGTCCGAGACGGTGATTGCGCCGGCGGCGGATGCGGTCGTCAACGGTCTGCTTCGCGGCGAAGGCCTTTCGGTGCATATCAGCCATTGGCACGGCTGGACGACGGAAGTGTGGATGACGATCGGGGTCATTGCGGTTGGCGCCTTGTTGTATAAAACGTTTCCTTCGTGGAAGCGCGTTTACGGCGCTTTTCCGGAACAGCTTTCCTTAAACCGGCTGTATGACGCATCCGTCCGTCATATGGAAGAGCAGTCTTACCGTTTGACGAGCGCGTATATGACCGGGTATGTCCGGACGTATTTCGTTTATATTTTTTCTGCGATGATGGCGCTCTTGATTGCGACGATCGCCCTGAAAGTGGATTGGGGGCTTTCGTTCCGCCATGTAGCAGAAGTAGGCGTTCATGAATTGATTTTGGTGTTGGCGGCCTTAGCCGGGACGGTGACGACCGTAGCGGCAAAATCGCGCCTTGTCGCCATTATCGCTTTAGGTTCGGTCGGGTATACGGTTTCCCTCTTCTTTGTGTTGTTCCGGGCGCCTGACTTGGCATTGACCCAGCTCGTCATTGAAACGATTTCCGTTTCGCTGTTTTTGCTTTGCTTCTATCATTTGCCAAAGCTCAGCCGCCATGAGAAAGGCGTCCGTTTCCGCCTTGGGAACGCCATTCTTTCGCTCGGAGTCGGGGCGTTGGTGAGCGTGATCGCCCTTTTGGCGTACAGCGAGAAAAACTTCGCGTCCATTGCGCAATACCATATTGAAAATGCCTATGAAAAAGCGGCCGGAAAAAATATCGTCAACGTCATTTTGGTGGATTTCCGCGGATTTGATACGCTGTTTGAAATTTGCGTGCTGGCGATCGCGGCGCTCGGCATTTATGCGTTAGTGAAGCTGAAAGCTCCGAAAGGGGAGAGCGGCAAATATGAATGA
- a CDS encoding biotin transporter BioY — protein MKRQRTALRPLDMTLAAMFVALMAIGANITSWVPFLVVGGVPITLQTFFCVLAGAVLGRRLGAVAMIVYMLVGLAGVPVFAKLSGGLSIIFQPTFGFILSFIVAAYATGWLINRGPQPASTARFVTAALVGMILNYVIGTNWMYMAYKLWAEAPQGLSYGMVWGWMLAPLPKDIVLSIVAGVIAPKLCRAIQRSSAAGRPAA, from the coding sequence ATGAAACGACAACGCACCGCCCTCCGCCCGCTCGACATGACGCTTGCCGCCATGTTCGTCGCCTTGATGGCGATCGGCGCCAACATTACGTCATGGGTGCCGTTTTTGGTCGTCGGCGGCGTGCCGATTACGCTGCAGACGTTTTTCTGCGTCCTGGCCGGGGCCGTATTAGGGCGGCGGCTTGGCGCGGTCGCCATGATCGTCTACATGCTCGTCGGGCTTGCCGGCGTGCCGGTGTTTGCGAAACTGAGCGGCGGATTGTCGATCATTTTCCAGCCGACGTTTGGCTTCATTCTTTCGTTTATCGTTGCCGCGTATGCGACCGGCTGGCTGATCAACCGCGGCCCGCAGCCGGCGTCAACCGCCCGTTTCGTCACCGCCGCGCTTGTCGGCATGATCCTCAACTATGTCATCGGCACGAACTGGATGTACATGGCGTACAAACTGTGGGCGGAGGCGCCGCAAGGCTTGTCGTACGGAATGGTATGGGGCTGGATGCTCGCGCCGCTGCCAAAAGACATCGTTCTGTCGATCGTCGCCGGCGTGATCGCGCCAAAGCTTTGCCGGGCGATTCAACGCTCCTCGGCCGCCGGCCGGCCGGCGGCCTGA
- a CDS encoding inorganic phosphate transporter, which produces MDMILVLTICIVIFALAFDFINGFHDTANAIATSVSTRALTPRKAIILAATMNFIGALTFTGVAKTITKDIVDPFALENGPVIILAALTSAIAWNLITWYYGIPSSSSHALIGSIAGAAISAAGVGILNYGGFLKILESLILSPFLALGVGFVIMSLFRLIFKNANLYSTTRGFRLFQIVTAALQSYTHGTNDAQKAMGIITMALIAGGYHATTDIPEWVRISAALAMGLGTAVGGWKIIKTVGGKIMKIRPINGAAADLSSALVIFTATTFHLPVSTTHVISSAIMGVGAAQRVKGVKWGVARRIVLTWIITLPISALMAGFLYQLFNLFL; this is translated from the coding sequence ATGGATATGATTTTAGTTTTGACGATATGCATTGTGATTTTCGCGCTGGCGTTTGACTTTATTAACGGGTTCCACGATACAGCGAACGCCATCGCGACGTCGGTGTCGACGAGGGCGCTGACGCCGCGCAAAGCCATTATTCTCGCGGCGACGATGAACTTTATCGGCGCGCTCACCTTCACCGGTGTCGCCAAAACGATTACGAAAGACATCGTCGACCCGTTCGCGCTCGAAAACGGGCCGGTCATCATTTTGGCGGCGCTCACGTCGGCGATCGCCTGGAACTTGATTACGTGGTATTACGGCATCCCGAGCAGCTCTTCGCACGCGTTGATCGGTTCGATCGCCGGAGCGGCGATTTCCGCAGCCGGGGTCGGGATTTTGAACTATGGCGGCTTTTTAAAAATTTTGGAATCCCTCATTCTTTCTCCGTTTTTGGCGTTAGGGGTCGGCTTTGTCATTATGAGTCTTTTTCGTTTGATCTTTAAAAACGCCAACTTGTACAGCACAACGCGGGGATTCCGCCTGTTTCAAATCGTAACTGCGGCATTGCAGTCGTATACACATGGAACGAACGACGCCCAAAAGGCGATGGGGATTATTACGATGGCGCTCATTGCCGGCGGGTATCATGCGACGACCGATATTCCGGAGTGGGTGCGCATTTCCGCCGCCTTGGCCATGGGGCTTGGAACGGCGGTCGGCGGTTGGAAAATCATCAAAACGGTCGGCGGGAAGATTATGAAAATCCGCCCGATCAACGGCGCGGCGGCCGACTTATCGTCCGCGCTCGTCATTTTCACGGCGACGACGTTCCATTTGCCGGTCAGCACGACGCACGTCATTTCGTCGGCGATCATGGGGGTCGGCGCCGCCCAGCGCGTGAAAGGCGTCAAATGGGGTGTCGCCCGCCGCATTGTGCTCACTTGGATCATCACCTTGCCGATTTCGGCGTTAATGGCCGGTTTTCTGTACCAGCTGTTCAATTTGTTTTTGTAA
- a CDS encoding DUF47 domain-containing protein produces the protein MIFSPKKDVFFDMLFTISENVKEAAQYFVEYKIQSVSDLKEFARVMKEYERKGDSFIHELVVQLNKTFITPIEREDIHQLAMKMDDVLDGFEQCSARFEMFSFTDIDEHMVKFFDYIYQSTIEIVHALELLSHKKLLDMRQHAIKIKDYETKCDEILRASIKNLFVTQKDPIKLIQYKELYEMLEEIADSCEDVANTLETIIMRNA, from the coding sequence ATGATTTTTTCACCGAAAAAGGACGTTTTCTTCGATATGTTGTTTACCATTTCGGAAAATGTGAAGGAAGCGGCCCAATATTTTGTCGAGTATAAAATCCAAAGTGTGAGCGACTTGAAAGAATTCGCCCGCGTCATGAAAGAGTATGAACGGAAAGGCGATTCGTTCATCCATGAGCTGGTCGTCCAATTGAACAAAACGTTCATTACGCCGATTGAACGGGAAGACATCCATCAGCTGGCGATGAAAATGGACGATGTGCTCGACGGATTTGAACAATGTTCGGCCCGGTTTGAAATGTTCTCGTTCACCGACATTGACGAACATATGGTGAAGTTTTTCGACTATATTTACCAAAGCACGATCGAAATCGTTCATGCGCTCGAACTGCTGTCGCACAAAAAGCTGCTCGACATGCGCCAGCACGCCATTAAAATCAAGGACTACGAAACGAAATGCGACGAAATTTTGCGCGCCTCGATCAAAAACTTGTTTGTGACGCAAAAAGACCCGATTAAGCTCATCCAATACAAAGAGCTTTACGAAATGCTCGAGGAAATCGCCGACAGCTGTGAAGATGTCGCCAATACGTTAGAGACGATCATCATGCGCAACGCATAA
- a CDS encoding cobalamin-binding protein, with translation MKLVSLCPSNTELLAYLGRLDDVVAVDDSSDWPPEVKRLPNVGPDLRIDMDRVEALKPDLVVASLSVPGMERNVEELKRRGLPHLVLAPNSLEDIANDLLQLGEALGETKKAAELVRRYRAFLGEYRERAATVAEPARLYWEWWPRPVFTPGGANWLSELSELAGGRNVFADRPEASVQTEWEDVVSRNPSHVLLVWVGVQTNNMNANAVIARPHADKTEAVRTGRIHVLEEALYCRPSPRLLVGLKKLAPLLHPALFPPADGSDPLLGR, from the coding sequence TTGAAACTCGTTTCCTTATGTCCAAGCAACACCGAGCTGCTCGCCTATCTCGGCCGCCTTGACGATGTCGTCGCCGTCGATGACTCGTCCGACTGGCCGCCCGAGGTGAAGCGGCTGCCGAACGTCGGGCCGGATTTGCGCATCGATATGGACCGCGTCGAGGCGCTCAAGCCCGATCTTGTCGTCGCCTCTTTAAGCGTGCCCGGCATGGAGCGCAACGTCGAGGAGCTCAAACGGCGCGGGCTCCCGCATCTCGTCCTGGCGCCGAATTCGCTCGAGGATATTGCCAATGATCTCCTTCAACTTGGCGAGGCGCTCGGCGAAACGAAAAAAGCGGCCGAACTCGTCCGCCGCTACCGCGCATTTCTCGGCGAATACCGCGAACGGGCCGCAACGGTGGCGGAGCCGGCCCGCCTCTATTGGGAATGGTGGCCGCGGCCCGTGTTCACGCCGGGCGGGGCGAACTGGCTGAGCGAACTAAGCGAACTCGCCGGCGGGCGCAACGTGTTCGCCGACCGTCCGGAAGCGAGCGTCCAGACGGAATGGGAAGACGTCGTCAGCCGCAACCCGTCGCACGTGCTGCTCGTTTGGGTCGGCGTGCAGACGAACAACATGAACGCCAACGCCGTCATCGCGCGCCCGCACGCCGACAAGACCGAGGCGGTCCGCACCGGGCGCATCCACGTGTTGGAAGAAGCGCTCTACTGCCGGCCGTCGCCGCGCCTTTTAGTCGGATTAAAAAAATTGGCGCCGCTTTTGCATCCGGCGCTGTTTCCTCCCGCTGACGGCAGCGACCCGCTTCTTGGCCGCTGA
- a CDS encoding 3D domain-containing protein — protein MNRFRQFMRRTAMTILFLLAFIATFQSVSGVEAKTVLRPFSSALWLEHEPNDGTNGRAKNSSRSAPRLEDQFDWSKYPSVEVVATGYTAGVESTGKTPDHPEYGITYSGVRVKRDLYSTIAADLTIFPIGTILFIPGYGFGVVADKGGAIKGHRIDLYYETVEDVYKYWGKKKVQVYVIQKGDGTLSEEELTRLNEDETMQVFRQQYLESKS, from the coding sequence TTGAACAGGTTCAGGCAGTTCATGCGCCGGACCGCGATGACGATATTGTTTCTTCTCGCGTTCATCGCGACCTTTCAATCCGTTTCCGGGGTCGAGGCGAAAACGGTCCTCCGTCCCTTTTCAAGCGCGTTATGGCTCGAGCATGAGCCGAATGACGGGACAAACGGCCGAGCCAAAAACAGCAGCCGCTCCGCTCCGCGGCTTGAGGATCAGTTTGACTGGTCGAAATACCCGTCCGTCGAAGTGGTGGCGACCGGCTATACGGCTGGCGTCGAATCGACCGGGAAAACGCCCGATCATCCGGAGTATGGCATTACGTACTCCGGCGTGCGCGTAAAGCGCGATCTTTACTCGACGATTGCCGCCGATTTAACCATTTTTCCGATCGGCACGATTTTGTTCATCCCCGGGTACGGATTTGGCGTCGTCGCTGACAAAGGCGGGGCGATCAAAGGCCATCGCATTGATTTATACTATGAAACGGTCGAAGATGTCTATAAATATTGGGGAAAAAAGAAAGTGCAAGTGTATGTTATCCAAAAAGGAGATGGCACGCTGTCGGAAGAGGAGTTGACGCGGCTGAACGAAGATGAAACGATGCAAGTGTTCCGGCAGCAATATTTGGAATCGAAAAGCTGA
- a CDS encoding YuiB family protein, whose translation MQMSLPVVLISMLLFFVLFFGIGFLLNMLLRMTWIMAVCFPVIAVFIIDDVPWTQYLTEPSASFSALGRKIASLAAADLLILASGFAGALCAGWTIRTLRAKGYQMF comes from the coding sequence ATGCAAATGAGTTTGCCGGTCGTACTCATTTCGATGCTTTTATTTTTCGTCTTATTTTTCGGCATCGGGTTTTTGTTAAATATGTTGCTGCGCATGACATGGATTATGGCGGTTTGTTTTCCGGTCATTGCGGTGTTCATTATTGATGACGTGCCATGGACGCAATATTTGACCGAACCGTCGGCCTCGTTTTCGGCGCTTGGCCGGAAAATCGCTTCATTGGCGGCCGCCGACTTGTTGATTTTGGCGAGCGGCTTTGCGGGCGCCCTTTGCGCCGGCTGGACGATTCGGACGTTGCGGGCAAAAGGATATCAAATGTTCTAA
- a CDS encoding YuiA family protein translates to MAQTATTTACSYCGGNGYVQLLLGGSETCYGCQGTGSEQEEDGEH, encoded by the coding sequence ATGGCACAAACGGCGACGACGACCGCTTGCTCGTACTGCGGCGGGAACGGATACGTCCAGCTTTTGCTCGGCGGCTCGGAAACGTGCTACGGCTGCCAAGGGACGGGAAGCGAGCAGGAAGAAGACGGCGAGCATTGA
- a CDS encoding NUDIX domain-containing protein — protein MNHKRGNVWIAAAGLVINEAGEWLVVKKNYSGLKGKWSLPAGFVKPGEMLDEAAVREVKEETGIEAEPVAFLGLRTGVIDGNISDNMAIFLLRPRSQAITVQEDELHAAAFLSKAALRDDPATSGLLRHLLALEPLASLPPYDGFNPGDPFGYTKYRLYFKSSKL, from the coding sequence ATGAACCACAAACGCGGAAACGTATGGATTGCGGCGGCCGGGCTTGTCATCAATGAAGCAGGCGAATGGCTCGTCGTCAAGAAAAACTACAGCGGGCTGAAAGGCAAATGGTCGCTGCCGGCCGGGTTCGTCAAGCCGGGGGAGATGCTCGACGAAGCCGCTGTTCGCGAAGTGAAGGAAGAAACGGGGATCGAGGCGGAACCGGTCGCGTTTCTCGGCTTGCGCACCGGGGTCATCGACGGAAACATCAGCGACAATATGGCCATTTTTCTCCTTCGGCCGCGGTCGCAAGCGATTACCGTGCAGGAAGATGAGCTGCATGCGGCCGCGTTTTTAAGCAAAGCGGCGCTCCGCGACGATCCGGCCACATCGGGGCTGCTTCGTCATTTGTTGGCGCTTGAACCGTTGGCTTCCCTCCCCCCGTACGATGGCTTCAACCCGGGCGACCCGTTCGGATATACGAAGTACCGCCTTTATTTCAAATCGTCAAAATTGTAA
- a CDS encoding NAD(P)/FAD-dependent oxidoreductase produces MIQVRKPNIVILGAGYGGLMTTVRLQKLVGVNEANITLVNKHDYHYETTWLHEASAGTLHHDRVRYPIRDVIDRNKVKFIQDTVTKIVPNEKKVLLENGELAYDYLVIALGFESETFGIKGLKEYAFSIANVNAARQIREHIEYQFATYNTEEEKKDERLTIVVGGAGFTGIEFLGELANRIPELCREYDIDPHKVRIICVEAAPTALPGFDPELVEYAVSQLERKGVEFKIGTAIKECTPDGIIVAKGDDVEEIKAGTVVWAAGVRGSSVLEESGFETMRSRIKVDPFLRVPGYEDIFVVGDCSLVINEETNRPYPPTAQIAMQEGQLCAKNLAVLIRGQGELEPFQADIKGTVCSLGHDDAIGVVFGKKLWGTKASFMKKVIDNRALYLIGGSSLVMKKGKFKFF; encoded by the coding sequence GTGATTCAGGTGAGAAAACCAAACATCGTCATTTTAGGGGCTGGTTATGGCGGGCTCATGACGACCGTCCGCCTGCAAAAACTCGTCGGGGTGAACGAGGCGAACATTACGTTAGTGAATAAGCATGACTATCATTATGAGACAACTTGGCTTCATGAAGCGTCGGCCGGCACGTTGCACCATGACCGTGTCCGCTATCCGATCCGCGATGTCATCGACCGGAATAAAGTAAAATTTATCCAGGACACTGTCACCAAAATCGTTCCGAATGAAAAGAAAGTGCTGCTCGAAAATGGCGAATTGGCGTACGATTACCTTGTCATTGCCCTCGGGTTTGAATCGGAGACGTTTGGCATTAAAGGATTGAAAGAATACGCGTTTTCGATCGCCAACGTCAACGCGGCGCGGCAAATCCGTGAGCATATTGAATATCAGTTTGCGACGTACAACACGGAAGAGGAAAAGAAAGACGAGCGGCTGACGATCGTGGTCGGCGGGGCCGGGTTCACCGGCATCGAGTTTTTGGGCGAGCTCGCCAACCGCATTCCGGAGCTGTGCCGCGAGTATGACATCGATCCGCACAAAGTGCGCATCATTTGTGTCGAAGCGGCGCCGACCGCGCTGCCGGGCTTCGATCCGGAGCTTGTCGAATACGCGGTGAGCCAGCTTGAGCGCAAAGGGGTCGAATTTAAAATCGGCACCGCCATTAAAGAATGCACGCCGGACGGCATCATTGTGGCGAAAGGCGACGATGTCGAGGAAATCAAAGCCGGCACAGTCGTGTGGGCGGCGGGCGTGCGCGGCAGCAGCGTCCTTGAAGAATCCGGCTTTGAAACGATGCGCTCGCGCATTAAAGTCGACCCGTTCTTGCGCGTGCCGGGGTATGAAGACATTTTCGTCGTCGGCGACTGTTCGCTTGTCATAAATGAGGAAACGAACCGTCCGTATCCGCCGACGGCGCAAATCGCGATGCAAGAAGGCCAACTGTGCGCGAAAAACTTGGCGGTGCTCATCCGCGGGCAAGGGGAGCTTGAGCCGTTTCAAGCCGATATTAAAGGGACCGTTTGCTCGCTCGGCCATGACGATGCCATCGGCGTTGTATTCGGCAAAAAATTGTGGGGAACGAAAGCGAGCTTCATGAAAAAAGTGATCGACAACCGCGCCTTGTATTTGATCGGCGGCTCGTCGCTCGTCATGAAAAAAGGGAAATTCAAGTTTTTCTGA
- a CDS encoding NAD(P)/FAD-dependent oxidoreductase — MSVREDQNVYDVTVIGGGPTGMFAAFYGGLRQMKVKIIESLPQLGGQLAALYPEKYIYDIAGFPKVRAQELVNQLKEQLSMFSPTVCLNQSVEMLEKQDDGTLKLVTDQEVHYSKTVIITAGNGAFQPRRLELESASQYEGKNLHYFISDLEQFAGKRVLVCGGGDSAVDWSLMLEPIAESVMIVHRRDKFRAHEHSVEQLMKSSVHVKTPFVPVELIGDEQGIRQVVLEHVKEGAKETVDVDAVVVNYGFISSLGPIKNWGLEIEKNSIKVNSRMETNIPGVYAAGDICTYDGKIKLIACGFGEAPIAISSAKTYIDPTARMQPAHSSSLF; from the coding sequence ATATCGGTGAGAGAAGATCAAAACGTGTATGATGTAACGGTGATCGGCGGCGGGCCGACCGGGATGTTTGCTGCGTTTTATGGCGGCTTGCGGCAAATGAAGGTGAAAATCATCGAAAGCCTTCCGCAGCTAGGCGGACAGCTGGCCGCTTTATATCCGGAAAAATACATATACGATATCGCTGGATTCCCGAAAGTGCGCGCCCAAGAACTCGTGAATCAGCTGAAAGAACAGCTGAGCATGTTTTCACCCACCGTCTGCTTAAATCAGTCGGTTGAAATGTTGGAAAAACAAGACGACGGGACGCTCAAATTGGTGACCGATCAAGAAGTGCATTATTCGAAGACGGTGATCATCACCGCCGGAAACGGCGCCTTCCAGCCGCGTCGGCTCGAACTTGAGAGCGCTTCCCAATACGAAGGGAAAAACTTGCATTACTTTATTAGCGACTTAGAACAGTTTGCCGGCAAGCGCGTGCTCGTCTGCGGCGGCGGCGACTCGGCCGTCGACTGGTCGCTCATGCTTGAACCGATTGCCGAAAGCGTCATGATTGTTCACCGCCGCGACAAATTCCGCGCCCATGAACATAGCGTCGAACAGCTGATGAAATCAAGCGTGCACGTGAAAACGCCGTTTGTGCCGGTCGAGCTCATCGGCGATGAACAAGGCATCCGCCAAGTTGTTCTTGAGCATGTGAAAGAAGGCGCGAAAGAAACGGTCGATGTCGATGCCGTCGTGGTCAACTACGGCTTTATTTCGTCGCTCGGCCCGATCAAAAACTGGGGGCTTGAGATCGAAAAAAATTCGATCAAAGTCAATTCGCGCATGGAAACGAACATCCCCGGCGTATATGCGGCCGGCGACATTTGCACGTACGACGGCAAAATCAAGCTGATCGCCTGCGGCTTCGGCGAAGCGCCGATCGCCATCAGCAGCGCAAAAACGTACATCGACCCGACGGCGCGGATGCAGCCGGCGCACTCGTCGTCGCTCTTTTAA
- a CDS encoding LapA family protein — MKGQLNLLLALALALVVALLAVANVEQVTVRYFIGETRLPLIIVIFGSAIVGGLVVGMLGWVRLFSLQRQLKAAEKKKEELAALLEQTERPETAAAKE; from the coding sequence ATGAAAGGACAGTTGAATTTGTTGCTGGCGCTCGCGTTGGCGCTCGTCGTCGCGCTGCTGGCGGTGGCGAACGTCGAGCAGGTGACGGTCCGTTACTTCATCGGCGAGACCCGCCTGCCGCTTATTATCGTCATTTTCGGGTCGGCTATTGTTGGCGGCCTTGTCGTCGGCATGCTCGGCTGGGTGCGCTTGTTCAGCTTGCAGCGGCAGTTGAAGGCGGCGGAAAAGAAAAAGGAGGAGCTGGCGGCGCTTTTGGAGCAAACAGAGCGGCCGGAGACGGCGGCTGCGAAAGAATAG
- a CDS encoding HesB/IscA family protein — protein sequence MTETIVTLTEAAAFQIKDMMKEQEEEHAYLRVGVHGGGCSGLSYGMGFEHERGEDDIELEQHGIKILIDRDSAPILQGTVIDYKQSLLGGGFTINNPNAIATCGCGSSFRTATNAGTPEQC from the coding sequence ATGACTGAAACGATCGTGACGTTGACGGAAGCGGCGGCGTTTCAAATTAAAGACATGATGAAGGAGCAGGAAGAAGAACACGCCTACTTGCGCGTCGGCGTTCATGGCGGCGGCTGCAGCGGGCTGTCGTACGGCATGGGCTTTGAGCATGAGCGGGGCGAGGATGACATTGAATTGGAACAGCACGGGATTAAAATATTGATCGACCGCGACAGCGCCCCGATTTTGCAGGGCACGGTCATCGATTACAAACAGTCGCTTCTTGGCGGCGGGTTTACGATCAACAACCCGAACGCCATCGCGACATGCGGCTGCGGTTCGTCGTTCCGCACGGCGACGAACGCCGGCACGCCGGAGCAATGTTAG